A window of the Candidatus Amarolinea dominans genome harbors these coding sequences:
- a CDS encoding sugar ABC transporter permease, with protein sequence MATMTEQPTPRSGFANWWIRTSTTRIAWLYLLPAFLVMGMITFYPLFYQVWMSTTDYNIKNLRIDAVAPNPANLSEACTTNMKGECTWGRFDNYRQIFTGELPVAIANFSFWNVLAFDLVWTFTNVPFHVIIGVLIAVLLNTKGLWFKRFYRAIFVLPIVIPSLVVAVVWRNMFDPDYGSINQLLTSVSHLFGGSTVAARWLDQVNYPIAGIPLTLSYFALLIANIWLGWPFMTIVATGALQSIPGDLYEAASIDGATGRQQFFKITMPLLRPAIIPAAVLGMITTFNLFNLIYLLSGGGPLRRTEILVTTAYRLVNENRLYGVAAAFSVIIFFVLLILTLATNYVTKATERYDI encoded by the coding sequence ATGGCTACTATGACAGAGCAGCCCACGCCCCGCAGCGGTTTCGCCAACTGGTGGATACGCACATCCACGACCCGCATCGCCTGGTTGTATCTGCTCCCCGCGTTCCTGGTGATGGGTATGATCACCTTCTACCCCCTGTTCTACCAAGTCTGGATGTCCACCACAGACTATAATATCAAGAATCTACGCATAGATGCCGTGGCGCCCAATCCAGCCAACCTGAGCGAAGCCTGCACCACCAACATGAAGGGCGAGTGTACGTGGGGAAGATTTGATAACTACCGCCAAATCTTCACGGGCGAATTGCCGGTTGCAATCGCCAACTTCAGCTTCTGGAATGTGCTCGCTTTTGATCTGGTTTGGACATTCACTAACGTCCCCTTCCACGTCATCATAGGCGTGTTGATTGCCGTGTTGTTGAACACCAAAGGCCTCTGGTTCAAGCGCTTTTATCGCGCAATCTTCGTCTTGCCCATCGTCATCCCTTCGCTCGTGGTCGCCGTGGTCTGGCGCAACATGTTCGACCCCGACTACGGCTCGATCAATCAGTTGCTTACCAGCGTCAGCCATCTATTCGGCGGCAGCACGGTAGCCGCGCGCTGGCTCGATCAGGTCAACTATCCAATCGCCGGTATTCCCCTGACCCTCTCCTATTTTGCCCTCCTGATCGCCAATATCTGGCTGGGCTGGCCGTTCATGACGATCGTGGCCACCGGCGCGCTGCAGAGCATCCCCGGTGACCTGTACGAGGCGGCTTCGATTGATGGCGCGACCGGGCGCCAGCAGTTCTTCAAGATCACCATGCCGCTCTTGCGCCCCGCGATCATCCCGGCCGCGGTGTTGGGCATGATCACGACTTTCAACCTGTTCAACCTGATCTACCTGCTATCCGGCGGTGGTCCCCTGCGCAGAACCGAAATCCTCGTCACCACGGCCTATCGCCTGGTCAACGAGAATCGCCTGTATGGTGTCGCTGCAGCCTTTAGTGTGATCATCTTCTTCGTGTTGCTGATCCTGACGCTGGCCACGAACTACGTGACCAAAGCAACAGAAAGGTATGATATCTAA
- a CDS encoding peptidoglycan bridge formation glycyltransferase FemA/FemB family protein — protein sequence MDSTSLSVLTHAQLDPAAWDAFVASHAHGHVLQTQRWGDLKARVGWQAERVALTLGGAMVAGAQILYRRTPWGQPFAYVPKGPVMDWEQPALGAALFKAIEQCARRRHSYLLKVEPDLPDSQVMARRLADYGFAASAQTVQPRSTVHLDLTAGLDEILARMKQKWRYNIRLAGRKGVTVRAGTRADLPAFQRLMQTTGARDHFGVHSQAYYAEAFDLFTPPGLASWLLAEYHGELLAGIVVFTLERTAWYLWGASGDSQRNLMPNHALQWAAIEWAKARGCTVYDLWGIPDEVGAGQISAEDEADGATDAGAQGGLWGVWRFKQGFGGQVVRYVGAWDKVLSRPGLWLYRLAAEIKRRAVPLPGGA from the coding sequence ATGGACTCAACCTCATTGTCCGTTCTCACGCATGCGCAGCTTGACCCCGCTGCCTGGGACGCCTTCGTGGCAAGCCATGCGCACGGCCATGTGCTGCAGACCCAGCGCTGGGGCGATCTCAAGGCGCGCGTCGGCTGGCAGGCCGAACGCGTGGCGCTGACGTTGGGTGGCGCCATGGTGGCCGGTGCGCAGATTCTTTATCGCCGCACGCCGTGGGGACAGCCCTTTGCCTATGTGCCCAAAGGCCCGGTGATGGATTGGGAGCAGCCGGCCCTGGGCGCCGCCTTGTTCAAGGCCATCGAGCAGTGCGCTCGCCGGCGTCACAGCTACCTGCTCAAGGTGGAGCCGGACCTGCCCGATAGCCAGGTGATGGCGCGACGCCTGGCCGACTACGGTTTTGCCGCGTCCGCGCAGACAGTGCAGCCGCGCAGCACCGTGCATCTTGATCTGACCGCCGGCTTGGACGAAATCCTGGCGCGCATGAAGCAGAAGTGGCGCTACAACATCCGCCTGGCCGGCCGCAAAGGGGTGACGGTGCGCGCCGGCACGCGGGCCGATCTGCCGGCCTTTCAGCGCCTCATGCAAACCACCGGGGCGCGGGACCATTTCGGCGTCCATAGCCAGGCTTATTACGCGGAGGCCTTCGATCTTTTCACACCGCCGGGCCTGGCGAGCTGGCTTTTGGCTGAATATCATGGCGAATTGCTGGCCGGCATCGTCGTTTTTACCCTGGAGCGCACGGCCTGGTATCTGTGGGGCGCGTCTGGCGATAGTCAGCGCAACCTGATGCCCAATCATGCCCTGCAATGGGCAGCCATCGAATGGGCTAAGGCGCGCGGCTGCACGGTGTACGACCTGTGGGGAATTCCCGACGAAGTGGGCGCCGGTCAGATCAGCGCAGAGGACGAGGCCGACGGCGCCACCGATGCAGGGGCGCAAGGCGGTCTGTGGGGCGTCTGGCGCTTCAAGCAGGGGTTTGGCGGCCAGGTGGTGCGCTATGTCGGTGCATGGGACAAGGTGCTCTCGCGTCCCGGCCTCTGGCTGTACCGGCTGGCCGCGGAGATCAAGCGCCGCGCAGTGCCTTTGCCCGGCGGCGCGTGA
- a CDS encoding extracellular solute-binding protein → MLRKFSALFTLLLVVGMILSACGGVATPTAAPAATKAPEATKAPEATKAPEATKAPEATKAPEGPTGTVTLWHAYGTGSAEEKALTQALAAMKADMPGVTVNVLQIPFDQVFNKWETEVAAGGGPDMFTVPNDNTGNQARGGLIAPLDDLLKGKTDAFPAASFEGAAVDGKVYGVPGIIKAVALYYNKSTIPTPPATTAELLAMVKAGKKIEINQNNYHNFGWLTGAFGGKLMDADGVCTADKGGFADALQFMADLKAAGADFQTDGGKADTLFRQGQADMIINGPWTLGDYKKDLGDKLGVAPMPAGPGGPASPLAGVDYWHINPNSAPAQQALAVDVALYLFGPKGAQIYADVAGSPMVAKGVAAADPLVKAFADAAAAGFPRPQSKEFGNWWGPFGDAVTKVMEGQLKPAEAVAEACATMNKANGKETGAAPAEKLAGTITLWHAYGTGSTEEKALAQVLESLKKDQPDLTVNVLQIPFDQVFNKWETEVAAGGGPDMFTVPNDNTGNQARGGLIAPLDDLLKGKTDAFPLSSFDGAKVDGKVYGVPGIIKAVALYYNKSTIPTPPATTAELLAMVKAGKKIEINQNNYHNFGWLTGAFGGKLMDDTGKCTADAGGFADALQFMADLKAAGADFQTDGGKADTLFRQGQADMIINGPWTLGDYKKDLGDKLGVAPMPAGPGGPASPLAGVDYWHVNPNSAPEQQALAVGAALYIFGPKGAQIYADVAGSPMVAKGVAAADPLVKAFADAAAAGFPRPQSKEFGNWWGPFGDAVTKVMEGQLKPAEAVAEACATMNKANGK, encoded by the coding sequence ATGTTACGTAAGTTCAGTGCATTGTTCACCCTGCTCCTGGTAGTAGGCATGATCCTGAGCGCCTGCGGCGGTGTTGCAACGCCCACCGCGGCGCCCGCAGCCACCAAGGCCCCGGAAGCCACTAAGGCCCCGGAAGCCACTAAGGCTCCGGAAGCCACTAAGGCCCCGGAAGCCACCAAGGCCCCGGAAGGCCCCACGGGTACTGTGACCCTCTGGCACGCCTACGGGACCGGTAGCGCCGAAGAGAAGGCGCTGACCCAGGCCCTGGCAGCCATGAAGGCCGATATGCCCGGCGTCACAGTCAACGTCCTGCAGATTCCGTTCGACCAGGTCTTCAACAAGTGGGAGACGGAAGTGGCAGCCGGCGGCGGCCCCGACATGTTCACCGTGCCCAATGACAACACCGGCAACCAGGCGCGCGGCGGCCTCATTGCCCCGCTGGACGACCTGCTGAAGGGCAAGACCGACGCGTTCCCGGCCGCCAGCTTCGAGGGCGCGGCCGTTGATGGCAAGGTGTACGGCGTGCCCGGCATCATCAAGGCCGTGGCGCTCTACTACAACAAGAGCACCATCCCCACCCCGCCCGCCACGACCGCCGAGCTGTTGGCGATGGTCAAGGCCGGCAAGAAGATCGAAATCAATCAGAACAACTACCACAACTTCGGCTGGCTGACCGGCGCGTTCGGCGGCAAGCTGATGGACGCCGATGGCGTCTGCACGGCCGACAAGGGCGGCTTCGCCGATGCCTTGCAGTTCATGGCCGACCTGAAGGCCGCAGGCGCTGACTTCCAGACCGACGGCGGCAAGGCCGACACGTTGTTCCGTCAGGGCCAGGCCGACATGATCATCAACGGCCCGTGGACGCTGGGCGACTACAAGAAGGACCTCGGCGATAAGCTGGGCGTTGCTCCGATGCCCGCTGGCCCCGGTGGCCCGGCATCCCCGCTGGCTGGCGTGGACTACTGGCACATCAACCCGAATTCCGCTCCTGCGCAGCAGGCGCTGGCCGTGGATGTCGCACTCTATCTGTTTGGCCCCAAGGGCGCCCAGATTTACGCGGACGTGGCCGGCAGCCCGATGGTCGCCAAGGGCGTGGCCGCGGCTGATCCGCTGGTCAAGGCCTTTGCCGATGCAGCAGCCGCCGGTTTCCCGCGGCCGCAGAGCAAGGAATTCGGCAACTGGTGGGGTCCGTTCGGTGATGCCGTCACCAAGGTCATGGAAGGCCAGCTCAAGCCCGCGGAAGCGGTGGCAGAAGCCTGCGCGACCATGAACAAGGCCAACGGTAAGGAAACCGGCGCGGCGCCCGCTGAGAAGCTGGCCGGCACGATCACCTTGTGGCATGCCTACGGCACCGGCAGCACCGAAGAGAAGGCGCTGGCGCAGGTGCTCGAGTCGCTGAAGAAGGATCAACCTGACCTGACGGTCAATGTGCTGCAGATTCCGTTCGACCAGGTCTTCAACAAGTGGGAGACGGAAGTGGCAGCCGGCGGCGGCCCCGACATGTTCACGGTGCCCAACGACAACACCGGCAACCAGGCCCGCGGCGGCCTCATTGCCCCGCTGGACGACCTGCTGAAGGGCAAGACCGACGCCTTCCCGCTCTCGAGCTTCGACGGCGCCAAGGTGGATGGCAAGGTCTACGGCGTGCCCGGCATCATCAAGGCCGTGGCGCTCTACTACAACAAGAGCACCATCCCCACCCCGCCCGCCACGACCGCCGAGCTGTTGGCGATGGTCAAGGCTGGCAAGAAGATCGAGATCAACCAGAACAACTACCACAACTTCGGCTGGCTGACCGGTGCGTTCGGCGGCAAGCTGATGGATGACACTGGCAAATGCACGGCCGACGCGGGCGGCTTCGCGGACGCACTGCAGTTCATGGCCGACCTGAAGGCCGCAGGCGCTGACTTCCAGACCGACGGCGGCAAGGCCGACACGCTGTTCCGCCAGGGTCAGGCCGACATGATCATCAACGGCCCGTGGACGCTGGGCGACTACAAGAAGGACCTCGGCGATAAGCTGGGCGTTGCCCCGATGCCCGCTGGCCCCGGTGGCCCGGCATCCCCGCTGGCTGGTGTGGACTACTGGCACGTCAACCCGAACTCCGCCCCTGAGCAGCAGGCGTTGGCCGTCGGCGCGGCGCTGTACATCTTTGGCCCCAAGGGCGCCCAGATTTACGCGGACGTGGCCGGCAGCCCGATGGTCGCCAAGGGCGTGGCCGCGGCTGATCCGCTGGTCAAGGCCTTCGCCGATGCAGCAGCCGCCGGCTTCCCGCGGCCGCAGAGCAAGGAATTCGGCAACTGGTGGGGTCCGTTCGGTGATGCCGTCACCAAGGTCATGGAAGGCCAGCTCAAGCCCGCGGAAGCGGTGGCAGAAGCCTGCGCGACCATGAACAAGGCTAACGGTAAGTAA
- the infA gene encoding translation initiation factor IF-1, with the protein MSKDEEDKITVEGTITETLPNTMFRVVMDNGHGVLAYLSGKMRKYYIRVLLGDRVRIELSPYDLTRGRIVYRHKK; encoded by the coding sequence ATGTCAAAAGACGAAGAAGATAAGATTACCGTCGAAGGTACGATCACCGAAACCTTGCCCAATACCATGTTTCGCGTGGTCATGGATAACGGACACGGGGTGCTCGCCTATCTGTCGGGCAAGATGCGCAAATACTATATCCGGGTTCTGCTAGGCGACCGAGTGCGTATTGAGCTTTCACCCTATGATCTGACGCGTGGCCGTATCGTTTATCGCCACAAGAAATAA
- the rpsU gene encoding 30S ribosomal protein S21 produces the protein MTVQLRPGESQDNLLKRFRKAVAEARILPTVRQKRWFTPKSELRRIKKQKAIRKARRTVRKRELRVQV, from the coding sequence ATGACAGTACAACTTCGTCCCGGTGAGTCGCAGGATAACCTGCTGAAACGCTTCCGCAAGGCAGTAGCTGAAGCACGTATCCTGCCCACAGTGCGCCAGAAACGCTGGTTCACGCCAAAGAGTGAGCTTAGGCGCATCAAGAAGCAAAAAGCCATTCGCAAGGCACGACGTACCGTACGCAAACGCGAGCTGAGAGTTCAGGTCTGA
- a CDS encoding SDR family oxidoreductase, whose protein sequence is MKDKICLVTGATDGIGKVTAITLARMGATVVGVGRNAQKTAAVTQEIKQATGNQNVDFLVADLSQVRQVRQVAAEFKRRYPRLDVLINNAGGYFARRQQTAEGREMTWALNHLNYFVLTNELLDMLKASAPSRIVNVSSDAHQGSSLNLQDVEFEQGYGQGWRPYAHSKLANVMFTYELARRLKDTGVTANALHPGFVATRFGLNNGTLMNLVMKSIQRLAAISPEKGAQTSVFLASAPAVEGVTGKYFSHSKITPSTQASYDTDIAGRLWDLSLDMI, encoded by the coding sequence ATGAAAGATAAAATCTGCCTGGTGACAGGCGCTACCGATGGGATCGGCAAGGTCACGGCGATCACGCTGGCGCGTATGGGAGCGACGGTGGTCGGCGTGGGGCGCAATGCGCAAAAGACCGCGGCCGTGACTCAAGAAATAAAGCAGGCCACCGGGAATCAAAACGTTGATTTCCTCGTCGCCGACCTATCTCAGGTGCGGCAGGTGCGGCAGGTGGCGGCCGAGTTCAAGCGCCGCTATCCTCGGCTGGATGTGCTGATCAACAACGCGGGCGGCTATTTTGCCAGACGTCAGCAAACCGCCGAAGGTCGTGAGATGACGTGGGCGCTCAACCATCTCAATTACTTCGTACTCACCAACGAGCTGCTCGACATGCTCAAGGCCAGCGCGCCCAGCCGCATCGTCAACGTCTCCTCCGATGCGCACCAGGGCAGCAGCCTCAACCTGCAGGATGTCGAGTTCGAACAGGGCTATGGTCAGGGTTGGAGGCCGTATGCCCATTCGAAGCTGGCAAACGTTATGTTCACTTACGAACTGGCGCGGCGGCTCAAGGATACCGGCGTCACCGCCAATGCGCTTCATCCTGGCTTTGTCGCAACCAGGTTCGGCCTCAACAACGGCACCCTGATGAACCTTGTGATGAAGAGCATCCAGAGGTTGGCCGCGATCAGCCCAGAAAAAGGCGCACAGACCAGCGTTTTCCTGGCTTCGGCGCCGGCCGTCGAGGGCGTGACCGGCAAGTATTTCTCGCATAGCAAGATCACCCCCTCGACCCAAGCATCCTACGACACCGACATCGCCGGCCGCCTATGGGATTTGAGTCTTGACATGATATAA
- a CDS encoding methyltransferase domain-containing protein: MSIRAHESSPQPTPPVSPDPAPTLCDYEGSAYRVEFWTGERAFEDQAERLALRTLLPPSGARLVEIGAGFGRLADLYAGYTQVILVEPALSMLRQAQERLGHDARFTFVRSSVYDLPLQDQTLDTVVMVRVLHHLVDVPRALTELRRIVRPDGAFVLEFANKRNLKSMLRFALRRQTWSPFAREPYEFVPLNFDFHPTWVSQQMQRAGFAVQRAVAVSHFRAGFFKRHWSAARLAALDGLLQRYASALKLAPSIFVQAQVPPTTTPVAASGLFRCPACHGIDLAPAVDSLTCPACGQAWPQRDGIYDFIQ; encoded by the coding sequence TTGTCCATTCGCGCACATGAATCATCTCCTCAGCCCACACCGCCGGTGTCACCTGACCCAGCGCCGACCCTGTGCGACTATGAAGGCTCTGCTTATCGGGTTGAATTCTGGACCGGCGAGCGCGCGTTCGAAGATCAGGCCGAGCGCTTGGCCCTGCGCACGCTGCTTCCGCCGTCTGGCGCCCGCCTCGTGGAAATTGGGGCCGGCTTTGGGCGCCTGGCCGATCTCTACGCCGGTTACACCCAAGTGATCCTGGTGGAACCGGCGCTTTCGATGCTGCGCCAGGCCCAGGAGCGCCTGGGGCACGATGCGCGCTTCACCTTCGTGCGCAGCAGTGTCTATGACCTGCCGCTGCAGGATCAAACCCTCGATACGGTGGTGATGGTACGCGTGCTGCATCACCTGGTGGATGTGCCCCGCGCCTTGACCGAACTGCGACGTATCGTCAGGCCTGACGGCGCCTTTGTGCTGGAGTTCGCCAACAAGCGCAACCTCAAGTCTATGCTGCGCTTTGCCCTGCGCCGCCAGACCTGGAGCCCCTTTGCGCGTGAGCCGTATGAGTTTGTGCCGCTCAACTTCGATTTTCATCCGACGTGGGTCTCGCAACAGATGCAGCGGGCAGGCTTTGCGGTGCAGCGCGCAGTGGCCGTTTCGCACTTCCGCGCCGGCTTCTTCAAGCGCCATTGGTCGGCCGCACGCCTGGCCGCGCTCGATGGCCTGCTGCAACGCTACGCCAGCGCACTGAAGTTGGCTCCCAGCATCTTTGTGCAGGCGCAGGTTCCGCCAACCACGACGCCTGTCGCTGCCTCTGGCCTGTTTCGCTGCCCGGCCTGTCATGGCATTGACCTGGCGCCCGCCGTTGACTCGTTGACCTGCCCCGCGTGTGGTCAGGCCTGGCCACAGCGCGACGGCATCTACGACTTTATTCAATGA
- a CDS encoding DedA family protein produces the protein MSLSETLLLAFSTYGLPALFIFAALAAVGLPLPVTLLLIVVGSFVDQGDLDLLTVVPVISLAAVLGDQLGYAIGRWSGPRVVALVTNRLGGDKRMAQAAATVARWGGLSVFLTRWLLTPLGPALNLTCGITRFSYLTFLAWDIVGETLWVTLYIMLGKFFSDRVEAISATMGDITWVVIGVAGAIFFGWRLWQSAHQPAVPSTTTPTG, from the coding sequence ATGAGCCTGTCGGAAACGCTCCTGCTGGCTTTCTCCACCTACGGCCTGCCCGCGCTGTTCATCTTCGCAGCCCTGGCGGCCGTCGGCCTGCCCCTGCCGGTGACGCTGCTGCTGATTGTGGTTGGTTCGTTCGTGGATCAGGGCGACCTGGACCTGCTGACCGTGGTGCCGGTGATCAGCCTGGCCGCGGTGCTCGGAGATCAACTGGGCTACGCCATCGGGCGCTGGAGTGGACCACGCGTGGTGGCCCTCGTCACGAACCGATTGGGCGGCGACAAACGGATGGCGCAAGCCGCCGCCACCGTCGCCCGCTGGGGCGGCCTCAGCGTGTTTCTGACCCGCTGGCTGTTGACGCCGCTCGGCCCGGCGCTCAACCTGACCTGCGGCATCACCCGCTTTTCCTACCTCACCTTCCTGGCTTGGGATATCGTCGGCGAGACGTTGTGGGTCACCCTTTACATCATGCTCGGTAAGTTCTTCAGCGACCGGGTAGAGGCTATCAGCGCCACCATGGGCGACATCACCTGGGTCGTCATTGGCGTCGCGGGCGCGATCTTCTTTGGCTGGCGGCTCTGGCAATCGGCCCATCAGCCCGCCGTTCCTTCAACCACCACACCCACTGGCTAA
- a CDS encoding trypsin-like peptidase domain-containing protein has translation MNETTPGPRLQRRALVVIGLFLVIMVIFASGAAVGALTYAWLTPAPTTPVQASFINAPAADALPAQPSAGLPTLAPATPATGADPLVLAVSRVTPATVTVIVNDGSSGSGVFIRADGYLVTNNHVVEGGSRFEIIYADGSRVTAELVGAAAEFDLAILKVADKAPAVAVLGDSGAVAPGSRVAAIGSALGGFRNTVTAGVLSAHNRRLGDLDGLLQTDAAINHGNSGGPLINLAGEIIGINVAVVRGSGTDAAEGLGFSIPSNTVRVVAEQLISNGRVVRPYLGITFEPLNPQLASESGLSVVQGAYVQQVVANGPSAQAGLKVGDAIVALGGQTIDDQHPLPQVLLQYRAGQSLELTVARGDSQFKLTVMLSSRPAA, from the coding sequence ATGAATGAGACAACCCCAGGTCCGCGTTTGCAGCGGCGCGCGCTGGTCGTGATCGGCCTTTTTCTCGTGATTATGGTCATTTTTGCCTCCGGCGCGGCCGTTGGCGCCTTGACCTATGCTTGGCTGACGCCCGCGCCAACGACGCCCGTGCAGGCTTCGTTCATCAACGCGCCGGCGGCTGACGCGTTGCCGGCGCAGCCCAGCGCGGGTTTGCCAACGCTGGCGCCGGCGACGCCCGCCACTGGCGCCGATCCGCTTGTGTTGGCTGTAAGCCGAGTCACGCCGGCCACCGTAACGGTCATCGTCAATGATGGTTCCTCCGGTTCGGGTGTCTTCATCCGTGCGGACGGCTATCTGGTCACCAACAATCACGTGGTGGAGGGCGGTAGCCGCTTCGAGATCATTTACGCCGATGGCAGCCGGGTGACCGCCGAACTGGTGGGCGCCGCGGCCGAATTCGATCTGGCGATCCTCAAGGTTGCCGATAAGGCGCCGGCGGTTGCGGTGCTCGGTGATTCGGGCGCGGTGGCGCCGGGCAGCCGGGTTGCGGCCATCGGCAGCGCGTTGGGCGGATTTCGCAACACGGTGACCGCGGGCGTCCTCAGTGCGCACAACCGGCGCCTGGGTGATCTGGACGGTTTGCTGCAGACCGACGCGGCCATCAATCATGGCAATTCGGGCGGGCCGCTCATCAACCTGGCCGGTGAAATCATCGGCATCAACGTGGCCGTGGTCCGTGGCAGCGGCACTGACGCGGCCGAGGGCCTGGGCTTTTCGATTCCCAGCAACACGGTGCGCGTGGTGGCCGAGCAGTTGATCAGCAACGGCCGCGTGGTGCGGCCCTACCTGGGCATCACCTTCGAGCCGCTCAATCCACAACTGGCGAGCGAATCGGGCTTGTCGGTGGTGCAGGGGGCGTACGTTCAGCAGGTGGTGGCCAATGGCCCCAGTGCGCAGGCTGGGCTGAAGGTGGGCGATGCCATCGTGGCGCTGGGCGGGCAGACGATTGATGACCAGCATCCCTTGCCACAGGTGCTCCTGCAATACCGCGCCGGGCAGTCGTTGGAGTTAACCGTGGCGCGCGGGGACAGCCAATTCAAGCTGACCGTCATGCTCAGTTCACGGCCGGCAGCCTAG
- a CDS encoding maleylpyruvate isomerase N-terminal domain-containing protein codes for MHISDILMYGHLTVQRTVETFPAAEVGTAGACGYWSVKDLVAHLGSYELVLVDILDGFINPGSPTPHLEAFIRPDYNFNDEQVNQRQGMTFAEVYAEYQAAHAQVRDLAAQIPADLWQQSGALAWYGAAYDLEDFIVYTYYGHKREHCGQIATFSDQFKGRPQ; via the coding sequence ATGCATATAAGCGATATTCTGATGTACGGACACCTGACGGTGCAGCGCACCGTGGAGACATTCCCGGCCGCGGAAGTTGGCACGGCCGGCGCGTGTGGCTATTGGTCGGTCAAGGACCTGGTGGCCCATCTTGGCTCGTATGAGCTGGTGTTGGTGGATATTCTCGACGGGTTCATCAACCCCGGCAGCCCGACGCCGCATCTGGAAGCGTTCATCCGGCCCGACTACAACTTCAACGACGAGCAGGTGAACCAGCGCCAGGGCATGACCTTTGCGGAGGTCTACGCCGAGTATCAGGCCGCCCACGCACAGGTGCGCGACCTGGCGGCGCAGATTCCGGCTGATCTGTGGCAGCAGAGCGGCGCGCTGGCCTGGTATGGCGCGGCATACGACCTGGAGGATTTCATCGTCTACACCTACTACGGTCACAAGCGCGAGCACTGCGGCCAGATTGCCACCTTCAGCGACCAGTTCAAAGGACGGCCTCAGTAG
- a CDS encoding 30S ribosomal protein S1, producing MQKRDSDKPIHEEEDFATLFAAYLSEKQNHLRPQHGDLVQGIVVAISDKELVLDVGAKQDGIVPASDLVKLDTAARAKLTMGATMPAIVVNPHNLAGELILSVYLSQQEQDWLQAQELLESGAITEQEVVGHNRGGLTVTFKSIRGFVPASHLADYGRASEAERAERLSSHVGHTLPVKIIEVDRKQHRLVLSHRLAEQELREQRRASRLDLLQPGQTVEGRVTAIRPFGVFVDIGGVDGLIHLSELDWQLVKNPHDVVTVGDKVQVMVLRLDENRQRIALSRRRALPNPWELIIQRYHAGQVVSVRITKLMEFGAFAEIENGVEGMIHLSELSHRPIRHPREAVQVGQELPAQILRIEPDRQRIALSVRRAVTDWIAADDNHAQQAGENIFIENDTASEHELRLTP from the coding sequence ATGCAAAAGCGAGATAGCGACAAACCAATCCACGAGGAAGAAGATTTCGCTACCCTGTTCGCGGCCTATCTCAGTGAAAAGCAGAACCATCTACGGCCGCAGCACGGCGACTTGGTGCAGGGTATCGTGGTGGCCATCTCTGATAAGGAACTGGTCCTGGATGTCGGCGCCAAACAAGATGGCATCGTCCCGGCCAGTGACCTGGTCAAATTGGACACCGCGGCGCGCGCCAAGCTGACGATGGGTGCGACGATGCCCGCGATTGTGGTCAATCCCCACAACCTGGCGGGGGAGTTGATCCTCTCCGTTTACCTGTCCCAGCAGGAACAGGATTGGTTGCAAGCGCAGGAACTCCTGGAATCTGGCGCCATTACTGAGCAGGAAGTCGTTGGCCATAACCGGGGTGGTCTGACCGTGACCTTCAAGAGCATTCGCGGTTTTGTGCCGGCATCGCATCTGGCCGACTACGGACGCGCGTCGGAAGCCGAACGCGCGGAACGCCTAAGCAGTCACGTTGGGCACACGCTGCCTGTCAAGATCATCGAGGTTGACCGCAAGCAGCACCGCCTGGTGTTGTCGCATCGCCTGGCCGAACAAGAGCTGCGCGAACAGCGCCGGGCCTCACGGTTGGATCTGTTGCAGCCAGGACAGACTGTCGAAGGCCGCGTAACGGCCATTCGCCCCTTTGGCGTTTTTGTTGACATTGGCGGTGTGGATGGCCTGATCCATTTGAGTGAGCTTGATTGGCAGCTGGTCAAGAACCCGCACGATGTGGTCACTGTGGGTGATAAGGTGCAGGTCATGGTGCTGCGCCTGGACGAGAATCGCCAACGCATTGCCCTCAGCCGACGCCGGGCGTTGCCCAACCCCTGGGAACTGATCATACAGCGTTATCACGCTGGGCAGGTGGTCAGCGTGCGCATCACCAAGCTGATGGAGTTTGGCGCCTTTGCCGAAATCGAGAACGGCGTCGAGGGTATGATTCACCTGTCGGAACTATCACATCGCCCCATCCGGCACCCGCGTGAAGCCGTCCAGGTGGGACAGGAACTGCCGGCGCAAATTCTGCGCATCGAGCCGGACCGCCAACGCATTGCGTTGAGTGTGCGGCGCGCCGTGACCGACTGGATAGCAGCGGATGACAACCACGCGCAGCAGGCGGGCGAAAACATTTTTATCGAGAATGATACTGCAAGCGAGCACGAATTGCGCCTGACCCCTTAG